In Apodemus sylvaticus chromosome 7, mApoSyl1.1, whole genome shotgun sequence, the sequence cagagtgagttccaggacagccagggctacacagagaaaccctgtcttgaaaaaaaaaaaaaagaaagtccaatTGATTGTAAATATAATATAGTTGGACATGGTGATACACATCTTTAATACCAGTATACACAGaaagttttaggccagccaggactacatagtaatactttatctcaaaataaaattataataaatatgtaaaaatattataGAGATTTGTCTCTGAAGTCTCAATTCTGCCTCATTTTTCTGTCCGTCTGTCATCTGTCTTTACTTTAATTCTTTGCTATGACTTTATGGTAAATTTTAAAACTGCATCTCTAGTTttgtccattttctttaaaaaaaaaaaaagatttatttattttatgtataggagtgcactgtaggtgtcttcagacacaccagaagaggacatcagattccgttatagatggttgtgagccaccacgtggttgctgggaattgaactcaggacccctggaagagcagcaatcagtgctcttaactgttgagccatctcttctgccctAGTTTTGTCCTATTTCAAAGTTGCTTGGCAACTCATATTTTCATGTAAAgcttaagaacaaaattaataataatacgGAGGTTTTAGTAAAGGTTTCTCCCAGTACAGAGCACTCCATGCCATCCGTTAAATAAAAGCAAGTCCTAGGGCAGACGCGCTTGTTTCTTACCTCAAAGGGGAGCTCCATCAGGTCCAGGTTCCCAGAACAGTCCAGTCTCTCTAGATTTTCACAGTCTCCTAGCTCCGGGGGAATACTCTTCAAGTGGTTGAAACTTACATTGAGTTCTTTCAGATTCTTCAAGCGACCTGACAACACAAAATATCAGCCTCCATTGAGTAGGTCCTTCAAAGTCTTTTAAgaagcggggcagtggtggcgaacgcctgtaatcccagcactccgggaggcagaggcaggcagatttctgagtttgaggccagcctggtctacagagtgagttccaggacagccagggctacacagagaaaccctgtctcgaaaaaaaaaaaaaaacaaattaaaaaaaaaaaaaaccctacaaagtCTTATAAGAATAGAAACAAGCTGGGCTTGGTAGCACAGGCAATTAAGCTTAGCgctcagaaaacagagaaaggcagatctctgtgacttccagCCCAGCCAGATATGCACAATGagtctctcaaaaacaaacagaccagAGACAAATCTGGCTGGGTTTGAGGGTTGGCTTTGCTTCCCTAGTTCTTTCTTCCCTGCGGACACTAAAGTTAAGGtgtgcattagttacttttctgttgctgtaataaaatatcatgaccaaaagcaacttggagaagacaGTTTGAGGTTTCAAGGACTcggtgtttaagagcactggctgctctaacagaggtcctgggttcatcTCCCAGCATCCACGCGGTGGGTAATAAATCCAACGTAACTCCacttctaggggatccaacacccttttctggccttttcaggcactgcatgcatgtggtacacagtaTAAATATACCAACAAAACACcgatatgcataaataaaatgttaaaaattgaaaGGGAAAAAACGAAAGGCTTATTTTGGTTTATGGTTCCAGAATAGCAGAAAGCGCCTGACtcggaagcagaagcaggaagctagCTGATCACATGACCTCCCACCGCAGGAAGTAGAGCAAATCTATAGaccctcaaagcccgcccccccCACTGACGTACTTCCTCCCACAGGGCTCCACTTCCAAAAGGTTCCACTTCTCCCAAATAGCGCCACTGACCGGGACCAACgtttctcactcaaaccacctcAAAGTGTGACCGGGATCTGTCCTGCGTATAGCCTGCGTCAAACCAGGCACCCTTGGTGTGCAAACCCCATGAGAGCTGGATCACAGGCCCGGATTGTGAAGATCTCGGCAGTTCCTAGGATAGCCGACACTGCGGTGCCTGCTGGTGGGCTCTATCTAACTGGGCGTGAGCTAGATACAGAAGTATGCACAAAGTTCTGCATGTACAATGTAAATGACTAAAAGGAACACACGGTTTACAGAGCGCATGTAATCACCACTCATCTTTTACATCTGCATTCTTTCAATTATGATATGTCATGCTTCCCAAAGAAGCAAATAAGTCATATAAGTCAAATGGGGTGTGAATACATCCAAGAGAACAGGAAAATTTCAGAATGACGGAAAAATGCTGTATTCTAGTTCtgcttctattttaatttttattttatttttatgtgtatgtgtgtgcaccacatacatgcagggaCCTTTGGTGTTagaagaaaaggacatcagatcatCCCTGAATCTGGAGTTAGAGGCAATTGTGAattgccatgtaggtgctgggaatcaaacctaggtccccttagctgctgagtcatctcttcaaccCCCTGATTCTGATTCTTGTTGGAAAATATAGGCAGCTAGTTCCAACCTAGAAACTATCAtaagaataaatacataataatgcTCCAAAAATCTCAAAGACTTTGAAGAACAGAATGAGGTGCCCGGTACTTCAGCATTGATGAATTTACCCACCCTGTATAGCACAATCTCTACACTACAGTTAGGGAAATGCAAGAGTTGGTTGCcttgccgggcagtgatggctcacgcctttaatcccagcatttaggagacagaggcaggcagatttctgagttcgaggtcagcctggtctacagagtgagttccagggcagccaggactacacagagaaaccctgtttaaaaaaacaaacaaaaaacaaaaacaaaaacaaaaaagaaaaaaaaaagagttggttGGCTGAATGATTGCCCAACTCACACACTGGCCTCCTGTGATGATCTGGCTTTCTGccctccaggacagccaggactctgttacacaaagaaactctgtctcaaaaaacaaaaacaaaccattaTTAGATGTTGATCAATCAAAACAATATAAGTTAAGCTAAATATATCAATGGATGACTATATagacatgattattttattctgcCTTTACAATAATCTTGTTATTAACCTGTCTCTAttactctgcctcctaagtgctgggattaaatgtatgcaccaccacacctagcaacaaaaaaaattcttaaagtgTTGCCCACTTATATGACTTCAGGTTACTAAGCAACTGTCAAATATCTATCGATGCTGAATCGTGCAGGTAGATCGTGGTATTTCATGTCCCAAAGGGGACAAAGTCATTGTGAATGGTGGCTCTGGGAACAGGGAAACCGCTGAGGGACgcccaggagcaggaggagaaggaaatggagtGTTTGCACTGTGTCACCTGCCGATGACCTGCCTGCTCACCGCCAACAATGACCAGAGATTGCTGCCGAGGAACCTACCAATTTCAGCTGGAAGACatgtgatttggttttttggcAAATCCAAAATTTTCATTGCTTGAAACAGCTCAATGTACGTCGGAATGATCTGAATGAGGGTGTTGTGAATGTACCATTCTTTGAGGTGTGTCTGTTCCTTCAGTGAATCAGGCAGCTCCTGAAACAGAAGGAAGAGCATCAGTCAGAGGCAGCTCCTTGGTGTGTACCAAGCCTGACAGGCCAAGGATTTATTCTAAACATGAATGGCATGTGAGAACATCAGAGCTAAACTGCAGCCATTTCTACAGAAGCCAATGATGGTTGTTATTAATATCACAATAGCAGAGCAGCCTTATTTCAACCAAATCCTAGTCAGGTCTAGTGGTGCAGGCCTGGAAGCCCAAtggtttgggaggctgaggcaggagtattgtaagttcaaggccagcttgaacaatttagggagatcctgtctccagaTAGAGCCAACCATATAAACTATTTAATGTATATAGTTATCAGAACAATGGAAGAGgtttgggttcagttcccagcacccacatgctggctcacaaccatctgtaactccaatcccagagGACCCAATACTTTCTTTAGGTCTCTATGggcaccagacatacatgtgatacatttacatacatgcaggctggttacccatgcacataaaataaaaagggaaatctcaaaacaatttttataaaaagGTAACCTTCTAATTCAgtaagaaaccttgtctcaaaaaaaaaaataataaagtgagcTGGGCATGGAGGTGGACATCTTTAATACccacactcaggaaacagaggctggtggatttctccaagtttgaggccagccagcctggcccacaTAACAaattccaaaacaacaacaacaataataaaaatgtcagccggatgtggtggcacacacctttagtccaagCATTCAGAGGTAGGCCGATCTCTGAGTTGggggccggcctggtctacagatcaagggacagccagggttacacagaaaagccctgtctcaagggataaagcaaaagaaataaattggCCGGGCCAATGGAATGGCTTACCAAGCAGAGGTTCTTGCCACAGCCTGACAACCAGAGTCCAACCCCTGGAACCAACATGGGGGACGGCAGAAAGAACCACCACCGCaaagttgtacacacacacacacacacacacacacacacacacacattctggtccaataagatggctcactgggtatataccaagactgacaacctgagttcagtagATAGGCACCCTCTGTATACCTGCCGATCCAAATGATGGAAACGCAAAGGGAAAGTAGCAAGAAGGCTCATGGGATAATCCTGGTCTGAGAGAACTGTAGCTCACAGAACATTCACTGAGATATTTCTCGCCACAGCCCCAGGCACACAAGAGGGGCTGGGGTTGTAGTACAGGCCTGAAGCCCTGGATCAACCCCCAGCAGGGAAAAAAGGAACAGATTTTTTTCAATGCATACAAATGGAGCATACATTAGGCCAAGGCTAAAAGCTCAACCTCAGCCACAGCACTGAGTGCCCACttaatacagacagacagacagacaggcaggcaggcaggcaggcagacaccacgaCTCACCGTCCACTGCGTCCCTGAAAGTTCAAACACAAACGGACTGCTCCGTTTGCCTCTGTCCTTGATGCGTGCGCTCTGCCTGGAGACCGAGTTCCTCTCTATCTTTTCCAGGAGCCTTGTGTTGGTGTCCACGAAGCCATTCTTGCAGTACTCCGCCTGGGGCACGCCCTTCCTCCTGCACTCGGCCACAAAGTCCCACTCCTCCTTTATCCTAAGGCAGGAAGCAGAACACTAGTTATTTCCCGGGGAAATAAGCAGCCTCGATCCTCCACTTCCCTGGAACCTGGTTTCCCACTGTGGACTATCTAGGCTTGGTCCTGACCGCTCCTTCCTGCCgccagggatgctgggaaatcTGAGACCCTTCTGTGTATATCACTAGTCGCCATGATTAAAAGATGAGCTGAGTTAGATGGAATCTTGGCTAAACCGCCAGTGTTACCTATGCCTTTGCTTAAGTGTGGTCTCTTCTGagaaacttttttgtttgtttctttgttttgtattgttttgttttgagacagggtttctctgtgtagccctggctgtcctggaactcactctgtagaccaggctggcctcgaactcagaaatctgcctgcctctgcctcccaagtgctggtattaaaggcgtgcgctgccaccgCCTGGCTGTGTGGTCTCTTCTGAACTAGTCCGGCATCATGTCTACCTTTGATTCCACATCACCACATTTCTGTGCATGACTCCCTGGGTCTGTAGGCAAGTGTCACCGTCTTGTTGGTCTTGAGTCAAAGCTCCTACAGCCCAGTCAAGTGAGTGGCCTTGACCTCACTTTGCATGACAACAGACTCCAGATCCTCCGGTCTGTAAACATCATATGCCTGATGTTTATCCTTGTGCTAGAGAGAAGCCACCTAAGATATCATGAAGGTTtcgtgctggggggggggggcaggggcgtTAAGCTGAGGGATCAGGGACACTTTCAATAATTAACACAGCTCCAAAGGTTTCGATCGAGGAAAGGAGAGCTctgaggatcatgagttcaatgcCACCCTATGAAACACAGTTGGCCAAAGGAAAAAGACGTCATTTCTCTCCCTCCGTCATACaggtcctagggatcaaacttagATCCACAGATACAACAGTAATGGCCTCTTCCTGCAGacacatccccctgcctcagcttttcttGCTTCTGAAACCAAATCTGAAGGCTGATCCAGGCAACCTAGTGAGAGGGTAGACCTTGGGTCCTGcgtcttctcttccttcctttttctttttcttttttaagatttatttatttcatgtatgtgagtacacttcagacacaccagaaaaggacatcggatcccactacagatggttgtgagccaccatgtggttgctgggatttgaactcaggacctctggaagagcagtcagtgctcttaaccactgagcagccatctctccagtctctatattttattcttattgtgtgtatatgcatatgtacatgtgtatgccaTATTTGTATATGAtgagcttttgtttctttgtttttgtttttcaagacagggattctctgtagacctggctgtcccagaacttgctctgtagaccaggctatcctcaaactcgagagatacacctgcctttgCAGTCTGCATGCTGGgataaaagatgctccaccactACTTGGCTccatgtttgtatatatgaaggctttggattccctggagctaggtTACAGAAGGGTGGGAAGAGGCCAagctgggtgctgggacctgaatttgggtcctctgagAGCAGCAGGCATTTTGAATCGCTCTTCAGCTCAACatagtggggtgtgtgtgtgtgtgtgtgtgtggtgtgtgtccatCCTGCTTTTCTGAGTGTGAATGGACTATATGTAGGGCCCAcatacacagaggccagaggacagcatcAGACACCCTGTGGCTGAAAGTTGAACcctggacctctgcaagagcagtaagagatctcaatgctgagccatctctccagccactcaaTGTAGCTTTTTGTACAGAACTCTTTTACTTGCACCTCACGAGTTTCTGGTAGTCAGGTTACATCATTTCAGTTCATGTGCATGAGCACAATGACTCTTACCTAGACTTCAGCGCATCAGGCAAAAGCTGAACCGCATGAAGAAAGTGCTTAGCAGGAGCTTGGGTGGGCTGGGGAGGGAGTTCAGTGAGGTCGGCCAAGTGGCCTCTCCACTGCAGTACAGAGGGATTTCTGTaccgtctctgccctcctgtgCCCAGCCCAGTGTCCGGACAGTATGGAATTCCTCACAACTTTGGGTGTCTCTGCTGAAGCGCTCCACCACAGCACACCACGACCTCCCTAAATGCTCACTCCCACCAAGCTCAAATAACAGCCACCAAAATGTACTTCTCCAGGGCACTCTTCTCCAGCCTCTCCGCCTCCTTCTTCTGCCATGCTCTGTGCTTCTTGACACGGGTTTCCCATAAGGCTCTGACGACAGAGATGTCAAACACGACAACTTTGTGTCCCATGTGGGGAGCAGCATAAAGTTACCTAGAAAAAGATACATGGGTCAGTTCCATATGCACATAGACTGGGCTTTTCAAACtcatactttttaaagatttatttgtttgtttgtctatttaatgtgtatgagtacactgtagctgtcttcagacacaccagaagagggcatcagataacattacagatggttatgagccaccatttggtttctgggaattgaactcaggacctctggaagagcagtcagtgctcttaaccgctgagccatctctccagccctcaaacatatttttagtgtgtgtgtgtgtgtgtgtgtatgtgtgtgatatgtgtgtgtgtaatatatgtatatgtatatatgtgtgtctggtgtgtatgtgtgtggtgtatatatatatgtgtggt encodes:
- the Lrrc2 gene encoding leucine-rich repeat-containing protein 2, with the translated sequence MGHKVVVFDISVVRALWETRVKKHRAWQKKEAERLEKSALEKIKEEWDFVAECRRKGVPQAEYCKNGFVDTNTRLLEKIERNSVSRQSARIKDRGKRSSPFVFELSGTQWTELPDSLKEQTHLKEWYIHNTLIQIIPTYIELFQAMKILDLPKNQITCLPAEIGRLKNLKELNVSFNHLKSIPPELGDCENLERLDCSGNLDLMELPFELSNLKQVTFVDISANKFSSVPICVLRMCRLQWLDVSSNNLSDLPQDIDRLEELQSFLLYKNKLTYLPQAMLNLKKLTLLVVSGDHLVELPTALCDGSTPLKFISLMDNPIDKTGCQDTEDTVESEQDRQHLDKEFMKAYIEDLKEREAVPSYTTKVSFSLQL